A single Anopheles maculipalpis chromosome 3RL, idAnoMacuDA_375_x, whole genome shotgun sequence DNA region contains:
- the LOC126564393 gene encoding uncharacterized protein LOC126564393: protein MLRTTSICLLALVCCLAVTKQCIASPTYQDSPVSNVPLYTDGIYFEELKTIKVQVSSWTLRANYDIALFIDEITTANNTVAKLLQACAEMQAKRIGNCDGINNILALTKELNDFSVLLASFCEDTKTTSIRAKRGIFRSWFGLMDDQDRSDINNKFDAVNHQLTIESSSLKMFYNTTNEALAVLSGNTFQVNPKRPNTIDFTREGQLLLMDILLNKIIAKKNLFLQLLQTTTSMSLSDSIITPTQLLAELQKAHQFLPEEFTFPVELKLREMLKLYPLSKVIANVDGCQVVVNIMIPLCNRLVYRTLKGTSVPMLSDGIMKLFVLERDIMAFNATSHTGMVMTYGEYKQQCTHLTDFTLCNVHHLMRNLSTTDDCIVATYFNATERDSDCRLSRVQLRNQLWIQLADPNVWIYVMPNFTVITVQYAGNRQQALTLHGVGMLKLLRMCHVRSLDVLLQYVPQLGGSKISVASEGFSLPAKITREQSLIISGSTNDNSRIIPVGKSTEAELSESSHVAGIYREPSHISPWVIVGIVFAAFFVLLAAMHVFLREFAIKRRSPRANQQEPDGLDSSQQQWIPCDNTQLPSGNSSLRS from the coding sequence ATGCTTCGAACGACCAGCATCTGTTTGCTGGCATTGGTGTGCTGTTTAGCAGTGACTAAACAATGCATCGCATCCCCAACATACCAGGACAGTCCCGTGTCGAACGTACCGCTCTACACCGATGGAATCTACTTCGAAGAGCTGAAAACGATTAAAGTGCAGGTGAGCTCGTGGACATTACGAGCTAACTACGATATCGCCCTGTTTATCGATGAGATTACCACGGCAAACAACACCGTGGCGAAACTGCTGCAAGCTTGTGCGGAAATGCAAGCGAAACGCATCGGCAACTGCGACGGCATCAACAACATTCTCGCCCTAACAAAGGAGCTGAACGATTTTAGCGTACTGCTGGCCAGTTTTTGTGAAGACACTAAAACAACATCCATCAGGGCAAAGCGTGGTATTTTTCGGTCCTGGTTTGGACTTATGGACGATCAGGACAGGAGCGATATCAACAACAAGTTCGATGCGGTGAATCATCAGCTCACGATTGAGTCATCCTCGCTCAAGATGTTCTACAACACCACCAACGAAGCGTTGGCCGTACTGTCCGGAAACACGTTCCAGGTCAATCCGAAACGGCCCAATACGATCGATTTCACGCGCGAAGgacagctgctgctgatggacaTTTTGCTGAACAAGATCATTGCGAAGAAAAATCTCTTCCTGCAGCTGCTACAGACTACCACGTCGATGAGTTTGAGCGATAGCATTATCACGCCAACGCAGCTACTGGCGGAGTTGCAGAAGGCACACCAATTTCTGCCTGAAGAGTTTACCTTTCCGGTAGAGTTGAAGTTACGGGAAATGCTTAAACTGTATCCACTGTCGAAGGTGATCGCAAACGTCGATGGATGCCAGGTGGTGGTGAATATAATGATACCGCTCTGCAATCGTTTGGTGTACCGAACGCTCAAGGGAACGAGTGTACCGATGCTGTCCGATGGGATTATGAAGCTGTTCGTGCTTGAGCGCGATATTATGGCGTTTAATGCGACTTCTCACACCGGCATGGTGATGACGTACGGCGAGTACAAACAGCAGTGTACACATCTGACCGATTTTACGCTTTGCAACGTTCATCACCTTATGCGAAACCTTTCCACCACTGACGATTGCATCGTGGCAACGTATTTTAATGCCACCGAGCGTGATTCGGACTGTCGGCTGTCCCGTGTACAGCTACGGAACCAGCTCTGGATACAGTTGGCCGATCCGAACGTTTGGATTTACGTGATGCCCAACTTTACCGTCATTACCGTACAGTATGCAGGCAATCGTCAGCAAGCGCTTACGTTGCACGGTGTTGGGATGCTGAAGCTGCTCCGTATGTGTCACGTACGCTCGTTAGACGTATTGCTACAGTACGTGCCACAGCTGGGCGGATCGAAGATCAGTGTCGCTTCGGAAGGGTTTAGTCTCCCCGCGAAGATTACTCGCGAACAATCGTTAATCATTTCTGGTAGCACAAACGATAACAGCCGCATCATACCGGTGGGCAAATCGACGGAAGCGGAACTGAGTGAATCGTCCCATGTGGCCGGGATTTATCGTGAACCGAGCCACATTTCACCGTGGGTCATCGTTGGAATAGTTTTTGCCGCATTTTTTGTACTTCTGGCCGCGATGCATGTGTTTTTGCGAGAGTTTGCGATTAAACGGCGCTCGCCACGTGCTAATCAGCAGGAACCGGATGGGCTGGATTcgtcgcagcagcagtggaTACCGTGCGATAATACGCAGCTTCCGTCGGGCAATTCATCCCTTCGAAGCTAA